A window of the Burkholderia sp. 9120 genome harbors these coding sequences:
- a CDS encoding LysR family transcriptional regulator, translating to MDHLQSMRVFVRVADLGSFARAASAMDISNAVATRHVADLEGRLGTRLLNRTTRSLSLTESGQVYLERARQILDELEDVEQMVVARNHEPVGTLRIVAPVVFGLHNLAPVLQTYAERYPKVIPDVTLVDRQVDLVEEGFDVGVVIARQMRSASIVTRRLTTGCMTVCATPAYLEKHGVPTRPEHLLEHPCLSLPSEYWGDERVFTGPEGEVRVRPSNVIVANNTEMLRQFALLGMGIAILPSYLIGRDMTRGRLVRLLGDYRLPQVEINIAYPSRRHLPAKVRTFIDHLVEHFSQTPNSLLGEQWIKDGLGRPDTTSAFESSDHMPPEAFDGAEPLSRLLDSELSPMPTTTLAKTATRTRPTVLSPL from the coding sequence ATGGATCATTTGCAGTCGATGCGAGTTTTCGTCAGAGTGGCGGATCTCGGCAGTTTTGCCCGCGCTGCGAGCGCGATGGATATTTCCAACGCAGTTGCCACCCGTCACGTCGCCGACCTCGAAGGGCGTCTTGGTACGCGGCTGCTCAATCGCACAACCCGCAGCTTGTCTCTGACCGAGTCGGGTCAGGTTTATCTCGAGCGCGCGCGCCAGATTCTCGACGAACTGGAAGACGTCGAGCAGATGGTGGTGGCGCGCAATCATGAACCCGTCGGCACGCTGAGAATCGTCGCGCCGGTGGTGTTCGGGCTGCACAACCTCGCACCCGTGCTTCAAACATACGCGGAGCGTTACCCGAAAGTGATTCCCGATGTGACGCTGGTCGATCGTCAGGTCGACCTGGTCGAAGAAGGTTTCGACGTGGGCGTCGTGATCGCGCGGCAGATGCGCAGCGCCAGCATCGTCACGCGGCGTCTCACCACGGGTTGCATGACGGTGTGCGCCACGCCGGCTTATCTCGAGAAGCACGGCGTGCCGACGCGTCCCGAGCATTTGCTGGAGCATCCGTGCCTGAGCTTGCCGTCCGAGTATTGGGGCGACGAGCGCGTGTTCACGGGCCCGGAAGGCGAGGTGCGCGTGCGGCCGTCGAACGTGATCGTGGCGAACAACACGGAAATGCTGCGGCAGTTCGCGTTGCTCGGCATGGGCATCGCGATTCTGCCGAGCTATCTGATTGGCCGCGACATGACGCGTGGCCGGCTGGTGCGTCTGCTCGGCGATTACCGTTTGCCGCAGGTCGAGATCAACATTGCGTATCCGAGCCGCCGTCATTTGCCGGCAAAGGTCCGCACGTTCATCGATCATCTGGTCGAGCATTTCAGCCAGACGCCGAACAGCCTTCTCGGCGAACAGTGGATCAAGGACGGCCTTGGACGCCCCGACACGACGTCGGCGTTCGAATCGTCGGATCACATGCCGCCGGAAGCGTTCGACGGCGCTGAGCCGCTGTCTCGCCTGCTGGACAGCGAGTTATCGCCGATGCCGACCACCACGTTGGCCAAGACGGCCACGCGCACGCGACCGACGGTTTTGTCGCCGCTGTAA